The following nucleotide sequence is from Streptomyces caniferus.
TCGGCGGCCTGCACCAGCTGGTCGAGCACCTGGCGGATCTGCGACTCCGGGGCCGCGCCCTGGAACAGCGGGATCGGCTGTCCCGCGACGACCGCGAAGACCGCCGGGATGCCCTGCACCCCGAACTGCTGGAACAGCATCTGGTTGGCATCGACGTCGATCTTGGCCAGCACGAACTTGCCGGCGTACTCCCCCGCGAGGCGCTCCAGCAGCGGACCCAGCTGCTTGCACGGCTCGCACCACTCGGCCCAGAAGTCGATGACGACCGGGACCTCGGTGGAGCGCTGCAGGACGTCCTGCTGGAACCCCGCTTCGTCGACGTCGAACACCAGGCGGGCACCGCTCACGGGTGCCTGGCCCGTACGGGCGGCCTCGGCACGAGCCTGCTCCGCCTTCTGCTTCGCTTCCCCCGCCGCCTTCACCGCTGCGAGGTCGACGACTCCACTCATGGACATATTGCGTGGCTGCATGGGTCCATCCTCCCCCCTGGGCGGGCCGTTCCGAAAAGCGATCCGGAAAGCGCTGCGGTCGGCGACGTGATCGGTCGTGCGGCGGTGGTGCGGATCGCCGGTCCGGTGCCGCCACCGGGCCGTCCTGCCGGGCGCCGCACCCCGTCCGCACGCCCCGCCGGAATGCCGGCGTACGTCCGGGGACCGCTGCCCGTCGTGGTCCCGAGGAGGACCGTTGTGCGGCCCCGAGGAGGACCGTCGTGCGCGGCCATGGGTCCCCACCCACGGCCAGTGGCTGTCACTCTTACGCTACGACCCGTAGCGTAACTCGCCGTCGCCCCCGCGACACAACCGGTTCCGGCCCCGCGGGGAGTGATCTGCCTCACGGGCGGCGGCGGCCGTACTCCCCGGTATGGTCGCCCGCATGCACCACTCCGCCAGCCCCCGGAAAGGCCGCACGGGCCGCCCGCGCAGCGCCGAGACCGATTTCGCGATCCTGCACGCGACCCGTGCCGCACTCGTCGATCTGGGCTGGGGACGGCTCACCATGAGCGATGTGGCGGCCCGGGCCGGTGTCGCGAAGACGACGCTCTACCGCCGCTGGGCCAACAAGAACGAGCTCGTCGTGGACGCCGTGGCGGTCCTCTTCGACGAGCTCGAACTCCCCGACCGGGGCTGTCTGCGGTCCGATATCGAGGGCGTGGTCCTGCAGTTCGGCGCGCTGCTCGCGCGGCCGGAGACCAAGACGGCGCTGATGGCCGTGGTCGCCGAGTCCACCACCGACGAGGCGCTGCGCGAACGCATCCGCTCGGCGATCGTCGACCGCCAGAAGCGGCTGGTCCTGCTCGGCCGCTCGCGCGCCCAGGCCCGTGGCGAGCTGCCCCCGGACACCCCCGGCGCGGAGGGCGAACAGGCCGCCACCCGCAACATGGACCTGATCTTCGATGTGATCGCCGGGGCGATCGTGCACCGCACCCTGGTCAGCGGCGAGCCCGTGGACGCCGCGTGGGGGCGCGACTTCACGGCTCTCTTCCTCACCGGACTCTCCGGGCTGGGCGACCAGGGCTGAGCCGGGGAACCGGGCGGCCGCGGCGCGGCACCGGAGTGCCCCGCCGCGGCACGCATCAGACCTGGTAGCGGTCCGCCGCGAACAGGTGCAGGTTCTCCGCCACCCAGGACGAGGTCCGCTCGAGCCCCTCCTCCAGCGAGACCTCCGGCCGCCACGAAGCCCACTCGCGCGCCCGGGAGTTGTCCGACAGCAGCCGCTCGACCTCGCTGCCGGCGGGCCGCAGCCGCTCGGCGTCCACCACCACCTCGGCCTCCCGGCCGGAGGCCGCTATCAGCGCCTCGGCGAGCGCCCCGATGGCGATCTCCCGCCCGGTGCCGAGGTTGACGACCTCGCCCAGCGCCCGGTCGCAGTCGGCCAGCGCCAGGAACCCGGCCGCGGTGTCCGTGACATAGGTGAAGTCGCGGGTCGGGGTGAGCGATCCGAGCTTGATCTGCCGGGCACCCGCATGGAGTTGGGCCAGGATCGTGGGGATCACGGCGCGCGCGGACTGCCGGGGGCCGTAGGTGTTGAACGGCCGCACCACCGTCACCGGCAGCCCGAAGGCGTGCCGGTGCGACAGCGCCATCATGTCCGCGCCGATCTTCGAGGCGGAGTACGGCGACTGCGGCTGCAGCGGGTGGTCCTCGCCGATCGGCGCGGTCAGCGCGGTCCCGTAGACCTCACTGGTGGACGTATGCACCATGCGCCGCACCGCATGCCGCCGGCAGGCCTCCGCGACGTTCTCCGTCCCGACGACGTTGGTCTGCACATACGCACCCGGCGAGTCGTAGCTGTACGGAATCCCGATCAGCGCGGCCAGGTGGAAGACCGTGTCGCAGCCCTCGACGGCGTCCATCACCCGGCCCGCGTCCCGCACGTCCCCGGCGACCATCTCGACCGGGCCGCCCGGACCGAGATAGCGCGCCAGATTTCCCTTTTCGGCGTACGGCTTGTAGTGGACGAAAGCCCGCACCTCGGCGCCGGCCTCCACCAGCATGTCGACCAGGGTCGAGCCGATGAATCCCTCGGCCCCGGTGACCAGGACCCGACGGCCCGTCCACTGACTCCTACTGCTGCTCATGCTGACTCCTTCATCGTGAGGTGGTGGCCGACGGACGGGTGACCGGCCAGCGCCAGCACCTTGTCGGCCAGCAGGCCGGCGGCCTGCGCATGGGTGCCCGGGTCGGCCGCCGCGCCCATCGCGGCGAGCCGGCCGGGGTCGTCGAGAAGCGGGGTGACCATTGCGTCCAGCCGCTCCGCCGAGGTCTCCGGATCGGGCAGCAGCAGCGCCGCCCCGGCGTCGGAGAGCACTCGCGCGTTATGGGTCTGGTGGTCGCCCGGCGCATGCGGATACGGCACGAGGACGGCCGGCATCCCGATGGTGGCCAGCTCGGCGACGGTCGCCGAACCGGCCCGGCACACCACCAGATCGGCGGCGGCATACGCCAGATCCATCCGGTCCAGGTAGGGCACCGCCTCGGCGACCGCGTCCCCGCCGTTCGCCGCCAGGAGGGCCCGGGTCTCCTCCAGGGCCGCGGGCCCGGTCTTGATCAGCAGCCGCAGGTCGCCGCGCGACCGGTAGCGGCCGGCCAGGCCCACGGCGGCCTCGGTCAGCCGGGCCGCCCCCAGGCTTCCGCCGTTGACCAGCAGCAGCCGTGCCCCGTCCGGAACGCCCAGGGCCCGGCGGGCGGCCGGCCGCAGCCCCGCCCGGTCCAGCTCGGCCAGCGGGCCCACCAGCGGCATCCCCACCGTCTCCGCCCGCTCACCGCCCGTCAGATGCTCCCGGCTGCGGTCGAAGGCGAGGGCGATGTGCGGGGTGAGCCGGGCCGCGAACTTATTGGCCCGGCCGGGCACCGCGTTGGACTCGTGGACCAGGCTCGGCAGCCCGGCCATCTTGGCCCCGACGATCACCGGAGCGCTCGGATAGCCCCCCATACCGACCGCGACCTGGGCTTTCTGTTCCTTGAGGATCGCCCGGCACTGGGCACCCGAGCGCAGCAGCGCGGCGGGCAGCAGATAGCGTCGGGCGCCGAGCGAGGGGTCGAAGGGGATCATGTCGACGGTGTGCAGCCGGTACCCGGCCCGGGGGATCAGCCGTGTTTCCAGGCCGCGTTCGGTCCCGACGAAGGAGATCACCGCATCGGGCACGGCCCGGCGGAGCGCGTCGGCGAGGGCGAGTCCCGGATAGATGTGGCCGCCGGTGCCGCCCGCACCGATCACGACGGAGAGTGGTGTGCGCATGGCCGCCACGCTCGCGATACGCCCTAAGAAGCTTCTAAGAGAGGTGTTTGGCAGCCTATGTCCATGCCCCCCACGCCCGGGAACACCCCAGCCCCCAAGATCCTCGTCGTCGACGACGAACCGGAGGTACGCGCCGCCGTGGAGGACGGCCTCGCCGTGGAGGGCTACGCGGTACGGGGCGCCGCCGACGGCCTGGCCGCCCTCTCGGAGGTCGCCGCCTGGCAGCCGGACGCCCTCGTCCTGGACGTGATGATGCCCGTCCTGGACGGCCTGGCCGTCTGCCGCCGGCTGCGCGCGCTGGACGACCGCACCCCGATCCTCGTCCTGACCGCACTGGACTCGGTCAGCGAACGGGTCGACGGGCTCGACGCGGGCGCCGACGACTACCTCGTCAAACCGTTCGCCCTGGACGAGTTGGTGGCCCGCGTCCGGGCCCTGCTGCGCCGGGCCTCCACCACGGCCGTCGAGGACACCCGGCTCTCCTTCGGCGATCTGGTCGTCGACCCGATGACCCGCACCGGCCACCGGGCGGGCCGGCCGCTGGAGTTCAGCCGCACCGAGTGGGCGCTGCTGGAACTGCTGCTGCTGCACCCCGGGCAGGTGCTGCCGCGCGAAGTGATCCTGGAGCGCGTCTGGGGCCGCGACTTCGGCCCCGACTCCAACTCGCTGGCCGTCTACATCGGTTATCTGCGCCGCAAGCTGGAGGCGGGCGGCGAGCCCCGCCTCGTCCACACCGTGCACGGGGTGGGCTACCGCCTGGACCACGCGGAGGGCGCATGACCGGCACCCGCAGCCTGGGCGCCCGCTGGCGGCGCCGCCGCCCGCTGCGCACCCGGCTGGCGCTGGCGGCCACCGCCGCGGTGGCGCTGGTGGCGGTCGGCGTCTGCGCGGCCGCGTTCGTCATCCTCGACTACCAGATGACCCGGCAGCTGAAACTGACCCTGACCCAGACGGCCACCCAGACGATCCGGGACCGCCACGACTGGGGCCCCACGCCCAGTGACACCCTCTGCCAGTACCCGGCCTCTTCCTGCGTCCAGATCGTGCCGTCCGACCCCGCCAAGGACCCGCGCACGCCGTATGTGCTGCACGTCTCCGAGGCCACCCGCCAGGTCGCCGACGGCCGGCGGGCGGCGTTCTACGACCGGCAGACCGTGGCCGGCCGGCCGGTCCTGATGCTCACCACCCGCCTGGGCGACAAGGACGAGGCGGTCCAGGTCGCCCAGCGCTCCGACACCGTCGACCGGGGTGTGGAACAGGCCGCCTGGGCGCTGGCCGCGGTCGGTGGCGCCGGCGTCCTGCTGGCCGCCGCGCTCGGCTACTGGGTGTCCCGTACGGGTCTGGCCCCGGTCGCCCGGCTCACCGCCACCGCGGAACGCATCGCCGCCACCCGCGACGCCCGCCACCGCATCGAACTCCCCGCGGGCCCCCTCTCCCGGGAGGACGAGGTCACCCGCCTGGCCACCAGCTTCAACACCATGCTCGGGGAGCTCGAACAGTCCGTCGCCGCGCAGCGCCGCCTGGTCGCCGACGCCTCCCACGAACTGCGCACCCCGCTGACCGCGCTGCGCACCAACGCCGAACTCCTGGCCCGCGCCGACCGCCTGACCGACGCCCAGCGCGACCGCGCCTCGGCCGCGCTGGGCCGCCAGCTGCGCGAGGTCACCACCCTCGTCAACGACCTGATCGAGCTGGCCCGCGACGAGGAACCACAGCCCCTGGTGGAGCAGGTGCGTCCGGCCGCCCTCCTGGAGCACGCGGTGGGCGCGGCCCGCGAACACTGGCCGGAGATCACCTTCACCGCCGCCATCGCCCCGTCCGCGGCCGGCCGCACGATCCCCGGAGTGCCGTCCCGCCTGTCCCGGCTGCTGTCCAACCTCCTCGACAACGCCGCGAAGTTCTCCCCGCCGGGCGGCCCGGTGGAAACCGAACTCGCCCTCACCACAGGCGAGTTGGACCTGACGATCCGCGACCACGGCCCCGGCATCACGGAGGGCGACCTCCCCCACGTCTTCGACCGCTTCTACCGCGCCGAGGCGGCCCGCGCCCTGCCCGGCTCCGGCCTGGGCCTGGCCATGGCCCGCCAGATCGCCCGCGCCCACGGCGCCGAACTCACCGCCGAGCGGGCGCCGGGCGGCGGCGCACTGTTCCGGCTGCGCCTGCCGGTACCGGCGGCTTAGGGCGTGTCCTGGCCGCCCCTGGCGGACCGTCCATGGACGGTCCGCCAGGGGCCGGACCGTTCGTCCCGCAGGCGGCAGCAGCGGCACGATCACCGCCCGGGCCACCTCAGAAATCTCCCCGTCCCTCACCGCGGACCCACGACTCGATGATCGGGTAGACACCCCCTAGGGTGAGACCTCGGAAAATCCGGGTGCGGTGGATGGGGAGCTTGATGGAGCCGTTGGAGGCTGCGGACCCACGGGCCGCCGGACCGTATCAACTGCTGGGACGTCTGGGCTCGGGCGGGATGGGCCGGGTGTTCGTCGGAGAATCCGTGACGGGACGGCGGGTGGCCGTGAAGCTCGTACGGGAGGATCTGGCGGCCACGCCCGGTTTTCGCGACAGGTTCCGGCGCGAGGCCAAGCTCGCGATGCGGGCGGGCGGCTTCTGGACCGCGCCGGTCGTCGACGCGGACCCGGACGCCACCATGCCGTGGATCGCAAGCCAGTACGTCGAAGGCCCCTCGCTCGACGCGCACGTCCTCCAGCAGGGCCCGCTGGACGAGTCCGAGGTGCGCAGGCTCGGCACGGGACTGGCCGAGGCCATCGCCTCGTTCCACCGGGGCGGCCTGGTCCACCGCGACCTCAAGCCCTCCAATGTCCTGCTCGTCGACGACGGTCCGAGGGTCATCGACTTCGGCATCTCCAAGGCCCTGGAGACCACCGACGGTACCGATCTGACCAAGGCCGGGACCGTCATGGGCACACCTGGCTTCATGTCGCCGGAGCAGGCACTGGGGCAGCCGGTGGGCCCGCCCTCGGATGTCTTCTCGCTCGGCTCCCTGCTCGCCTACGCGGTCACCGGCGCAGGACCCTTCGGTGACGGGTCCTCCCACGCGCTGTTGTTCCGGGTGGTGTACGAGGCACCCGATCTCAGCGCCGTGCCGGACGGGCTGCGGGGGCTGGTGCAGGACTGTCTGCACAAGTCTCCGGAGGCCCGTCCCACCGCCGACGCGCTCCTCGCACGCCTCGCGGGCGCAGCACGCGCGACGGTCCCCGACCCGCGCATCGCGCCGAGGCCCGTGGCGGAGACCGTTTCCGACGCGGATGCCCTGGCGGCCACCGGACCGCAGCCCGCGAGCGCGACAGTCACGGCCGAGCCGCCCGTGGCGGCACCGCGCGGGCATCGGCCGATTGCTCAACCACCGGCCGCCCTCCCCGCGTTCACCGTGGAGAAATGGGGCCGCGCGGCGGTCTTGCGCCGCCTGCAATGGCCGGCCGTTTCGGCGTTGACGATCGCCGGCTTCCTGGACTTGGCCGGAGAGATGGCCCACGCGGCCGCGCCCGCGTTCGTGTTGACGCTCTTCGTCATGCTGCTGCATCTGCTCTACGGGGTGATGGTTTCGTTGCCACTCCTCGGACCCAGGGCACTGCGGGTCGGAGCGGACGGGCTCCATGTGCGGCACGGCCCGCACACGGTCACGGTGCCCTGGCGGGACATCTCCTCCGTCACGCTCACCGGAAAGCGGAACAGGCGCAGCATCGCCCTGACGGCGGCCCTCGCAGAAGGAACGGACACCCGGGTCCCCTCCCCGCTCCACGCCGGGACGGGTGTGCTGAAGTGCACGATCGTCTCCCCCGCGAAGAACGAGACGAGCACCCGCCTGAACGGCCTCGATACCGCACTGCGGCGTTTCGCGGGCAGCCGCTACCAGTCGCTTCCCGCCGCGGGCTGACGGCGCCGTACGGCCACCGGCGAGTCGGGCGGCGCTCCGTGGCCCCGCAGGCGTCGCTCGTGGCCCGGCAGCCGTACGGGGCAGCAGGCCCATGCCTGCCGCCCCGCACTCCCGGGGGAAGGGACGCCCCCACTGACCTCCAGGACCGGCCTCAGAAGCCGGCGGGCTCCGTATACACGCCCCACTCGTCCCGCAGCACACCGCAGATCTCGCCGAGGGTCGCCTCGGCGCGTACGGCCTCCAGCATCGGCTCGATCATGTTGCCGCCGTCCCGGGCGGCCTCCAGCATCGCCTTCAGCGAGGACTGGACCCGGGCGTCGTCGCGGGACTCCTTGCGCCCGGCGAGCACGCGTACCTGCTCGCGCTCGACCTCGTGGCTGACCCGCAGGATCTCCAGGTCGCCGGTGACCGAGCCGTGGTGGCAGTTGACGCCGACGACCTTCTTCTCGTCCTTCTCCAGCGCCTGCTGGTAGCGGAAGGCGGACTCGGCGATCTCGCCGGTGAACCAGCCGTCCTCGATGCCGCGCAGGATGCCGGAGGTCATCGGGCCGATGGGGTGCTCGCCGTTCGGGACCGCCCGCAGGCCGCGCTCCTTGATCTGCTCGAAGATCTTCTCGGCGTCCGCCTCGATCCGGTCGGTCAGCGACTCGATGAACCAGGAACCGCCCAGCGGGTCGGCGACGTTGGCGACGC
It contains:
- a CDS encoding TetR/AcrR family transcriptional regulator, coding for MVARMHHSASPRKGRTGRPRSAETDFAILHATRAALVDLGWGRLTMSDVAARAGVAKTTLYRRWANKNELVVDAVAVLFDELELPDRGCLRSDIEGVVLQFGALLARPETKTALMAVVAESTTDEALRERIRSAIVDRQKRLVLLGRSRAQARGELPPDTPGAEGEQAATRNMDLIFDVIAGAIVHRTLVSGEPVDAAWGRDFTALFLTGLSGLGDQG
- a CDS encoding SDR family NAD(P)-dependent oxidoreductase, producing the protein MSSSRSQWTGRRVLVTGAEGFIGSTLVDMLVEAGAEVRAFVHYKPYAEKGNLARYLGPGGPVEMVAGDVRDAGRVMDAVEGCDTVFHLAALIGIPYSYDSPGAYVQTNVVGTENVAEACRRHAVRRMVHTSTSEVYGTALTAPIGEDHPLQPQSPYSASKIGADMMALSHRHAFGLPVTVVRPFNTYGPRQSARAVIPTILAQLHAGARQIKLGSLTPTRDFTYVTDTAAGFLALADCDRALGEVVNLGTGREIAIGALAEALIAASGREAEVVVDAERLRPAGSEVERLLSDNSRAREWASWRPEVSLEEGLERTSSWVAENLHLFAADRYQV
- a CDS encoding UDP-N-acetylglucosamine--N-acetylmuramyl-(pentapeptide) pyrophosphoryl-undecaprenol N-acetylglucosamine transferase, giving the protein MRTPLSVVIGAGGTGGHIYPGLALADALRRAVPDAVISFVGTERGLETRLIPRAGYRLHTVDMIPFDPSLGARRYLLPAALLRSGAQCRAILKEQKAQVAVGMGGYPSAPVIVGAKMAGLPSLVHESNAVPGRANKFAARLTPHIALAFDRSREHLTGGERAETVGMPLVGPLAELDRAGLRPAARRALGVPDGARLLLVNGGSLGAARLTEAAVGLAGRYRSRGDLRLLIKTGPAALEETRALLAANGGDAVAEAVPYLDRMDLAYAAADLVVCRAGSATVAELATIGMPAVLVPYPHAPGDHQTHNARVLSDAGAALLLPDPETSAERLDAMVTPLLDDPGRLAAMGAAADPGTHAQAAGLLADKVLALAGHPSVGHHLTMKESA
- a CDS encoding response regulator transcription factor, with translation MSMPPTPGNTPAPKILVVDDEPEVRAAVEDGLAVEGYAVRGAADGLAALSEVAAWQPDALVLDVMMPVLDGLAVCRRLRALDDRTPILVLTALDSVSERVDGLDAGADDYLVKPFALDELVARVRALLRRASTTAVEDTRLSFGDLVVDPMTRTGHRAGRPLEFSRTEWALLELLLLHPGQVLPREVILERVWGRDFGPDSNSLAVYIGYLRRKLEAGGEPRLVHTVHGVGYRLDHAEGA
- a CDS encoding sensor histidine kinase; protein product: MTGTRSLGARWRRRRPLRTRLALAATAAVALVAVGVCAAAFVILDYQMTRQLKLTLTQTATQTIRDRHDWGPTPSDTLCQYPASSCVQIVPSDPAKDPRTPYVLHVSEATRQVADGRRAAFYDRQTVAGRPVLMLTTRLGDKDEAVQVAQRSDTVDRGVEQAAWALAAVGGAGVLLAAALGYWVSRTGLAPVARLTATAERIAATRDARHRIELPAGPLSREDEVTRLATSFNTMLGELEQSVAAQRRLVADASHELRTPLTALRTNAELLARADRLTDAQRDRASAALGRQLREVTTLVNDLIELARDEEPQPLVEQVRPAALLEHAVGAAREHWPEITFTAAIAPSAAGRTIPGVPSRLSRLLSNLLDNAAKFSPPGGPVETELALTTGELDLTIRDHGPGITEGDLPHVFDRFYRAEAARALPGSGLGLAMARQIARAHGAELTAERAPGGGALFRLRLPVPAA
- a CDS encoding serine/threonine-protein kinase — protein: MEPLEAADPRAAGPYQLLGRLGSGGMGRVFVGESVTGRRVAVKLVREDLAATPGFRDRFRREAKLAMRAGGFWTAPVVDADPDATMPWIASQYVEGPSLDAHVLQQGPLDESEVRRLGTGLAEAIASFHRGGLVHRDLKPSNVLLVDDGPRVIDFGISKALETTDGTDLTKAGTVMGTPGFMSPEQALGQPVGPPSDVFSLGSLLAYAVTGAGPFGDGSSHALLFRVVYEAPDLSAVPDGLRGLVQDCLHKSPEARPTADALLARLAGAARATVPDPRIAPRPVAETVSDADALAATGPQPASATVTAEPPVAAPRGHRPIAQPPAALPAFTVEKWGRAAVLRRLQWPAVSALTIAGFLDLAGEMAHAAAPAFVLTLFVMLLHLLYGVMVSLPLLGPRALRVGADGLHVRHGPHTVTVPWRDISSVTLTGKRNRRSIALTAALAEGTDTRVPSPLHAGTGVLKCTIVSPAKNETSTRLNGLDTALRRFAGSRYQSLPAAG